One segment of Ziziphus jujuba cultivar Dongzao chromosome 12, ASM3175591v1 DNA contains the following:
- the LOC125418487 gene encoding uncharacterized protein LOC125418487 has translation MEDVNIALLCKLGWSLETNVNLAWVRAWNKVVIERLFDRDSVDKILNLFWMDNTQDDSVIWMGSHSGKFQVKSTYKFINPVPGELSKWWTFLWKSNIHDILKFFMWKLASKGLPLRETLKRRNWGVSDVRCPFGCEHVEDEVHLFLHCSVTRAFWLASPWSIKLENHPVDDLDALLNILIDLSAALLVHTEDSTIFFLFVALTFDSSWKLQNSFLFEGKKPILEEEVRVLFKRFAEHKKVLSLNPTHSPIPREMALTAWSPPLLEFIKINCDASIKGGFYGYWSSHEEPQGQNNYD, from the exons ATGGAAGATGTTAACATTGCCTTATTATGCAAACTTGGCTGGTCTCTCGAAACTAATGTCAATCTGGCATGGGTTCGTGCG TGGAATAAAGTGGTCATAGAAAGATTATTTGATAGAGACTCTGTTGATAAAATCCTGAACCTATTTTGGATGGACAATACTCAAGATGACTCGGTAATATGGATGGGATCCCACTCAGGAAAGTTCCAAGTTAAATCAACTTATAAATTCATCAATCCAGTTCCTGGGGAACTTTCTAAATGGTGGACTTTTCTGTGGAAGAGCAATATTCATGACATATTGAAGTTCTTTATGTGGAAATTGGCCTCAAAGGGCCTTCCCTTACGTGAAACCTTAAAAAGACGTAATTGGGGGGTCAGTGATGTTAGGTGCCCGTTTGGCTGTGAGCATGTAGAAGATGAAGTGCATCTATTTCTACATTGTTCAGTCACCAGGGCATTTTGGTTGGCGTCGCCTTGGAGTATCAAATTGGAAAATCACCCAGTCGACGATTTAGATGCTCTCCTCAATATTTTGATTGATCTGTCTGCTGCCTTACTAGTTCATACTGAAGACAGcactattttctttctttttgttgctCTTACATTTGATTCATCATGGAAGCTGCAGAATAGCTTTCTTTTCGAAGGGAAAAAGCCAATTCTAGAGGAAGAAGTCAGGGTTTTGTTTAAAAGGTTTGCTGAACATAAGAAGGTTCTATCATTAAACCCTACACATAGCCCTATCCCAAGAGAAATGGCATTAACTGCGTGGAGTCCTCCCCTGCTTGAATTCATTAAGATTAATTGTGATGCTTCTATTAAGGGAGGTTTCTACGGGTATTGGAGCAGTCATGAGGAACCACAAGGGCAAAACAATTATGATTAA
- the LOC107405722 gene encoding beta-amyrin 28-monooxygenase, giving the protein MDIFLLSFSLILPIFFAIFIFHALKPKSNGKPEKLPPGSFGFPIVGEAISFLYQNHDKFISHRMEKHSSKIFKTNLLGDPVVVLCGTAGHKFIASNELQIFQSWRPQSMQKLFRSSIQPPSSSSSSSSSSSSSTSITRETEKQITRAPGFMRTDALVHYVGIMDGAVQEHLKNHWVGKEIVNVHRQAQLLFLTLAGRFFMGLEDSARIEKLSNLMHNIMLSLDVLPLNVPGTSFYNGMKAAKEVRQEIQLLIKEKKTAMDNGAQMQDILSFMISRPDPSTGKPLLDADVADKVMGLLSGAFNSPSISISFIMKFLGERPEIYEKVRYEQLEIASSKQVGEALTWEDVQKMKYSWNVALEVMRLRPPIRGFFRESLTDFEYEGYTIPKGWKVYWTVCSTKKDPECFPEPEKFDPTRYEIEGPPPYTNVPFGSGPRTCPGKDYARLQILTFLHHVVKRFSWEVMNSDCKVLGGTNPVPYEGVHVRLHSSSV; this is encoded by the exons ATggacatttttcttctttccttttctctaatcCTCCCAATATTCTTTGCCATCTTCATCTTTCATGCATTGAAGCCAAAATCCAATGGGAAACCCGAAAAACTTCCTCCGGGAAGTTTCGGCTTCCCGATCGTCGGCGAAGCCATTTCCTTCCTGTATCAAAACCATGACAAATTTATATCCCATAGAATGGAAAAGCACTCatcaaaaatcttcaaaaccaATTTACTAGGAGACCCTGTTGTTGTTCTCTGTGGAACTGCAGGGCACAAATTCATCGCTTCCAATGAGCTTCAGATTTTCCAATCATGGCGTCCACAATCCATGCAGAAACTCTTCCGCTCCTCAATCCAACCGccatcctcttcttcttcttcttcttcttcttcttcttcttcaacctcgATAACCCGCGAAACCGAGAAGCAGATAACTCGAGCTCCGGGTTTTATGAGAACTGATGCTCTGGTTCACTACGTAGGAATAATGGATGGTGCAGTTCAAGAACATTTGAAGAACCATTGGGTTGGTAAAGAAATAGTTAACGTCCATCGTCAAGCACAGTTGTTGTTTTTAACTCTGGCAGGTAGATTTTTCATGGGACTCGAAGATTCAGCTCGGATCGAAAAGCTTTCGAATTTGATGCATAATATTATGCTCTCACTTGATGTTCTTCCTCTGAATGTTCCTGGAACTAGTTTCTATAACGGAATGAAAGCCGCGAAAGAGGTGAGACAGGAGATTCAGTTGTTGATAAAGGAGAAGAAAACCGCCATGGATAATGGAGCTCAGATGCAGGACATTTTGTCTTTCATGATTAGCAGACCGGATCCAAGCACTGGGAAACCATTGTTAGATGCGGATGTTGCTGATAAAGTCATGGGTTTGCTATCTGGTGCTTTTAACTCTCCCTCCATTAGTATCTCTTTCATCATGAAGTTTCTTGGAGAAAGACCTGAGATTTATGAGAAAGTTCGATATG AGCAATTAGAAATTGCAAGCTCCAAACAAGTTGGTGAGGCACTTACTTGGGAAGATGTACAGAAGATGAAGTATTCATGGAACGTAGCACTTGAAGTAATGAGGTTAAGACCACCAATTCGAGGTTTCTTTAGAGAATCCTTAACAGACTTCGAGTATGAAGGTTATACAATTCCTAAAGGATGGAAG gtttaTTGGACGGTTTGCTCCACAAAAAAGGACCCAGAGTGTTTTCCAGAACCAGAGAAGTTTGATCCAACAAGGTACGAGATAGAAGGTCCTCCACCATACACCAATGTCCCATTTGGTAGTGGTCCTAGAACTTGTCCAGGAAAAGACTATGCTCGTCTCCAAATTCTCACTTTTCTCCATCATGTTGTCAAAAGGTTCAGTTGGGAAGTGATGAATTCTGACTGCAAGGTTTTGGGAGGTACTAATCCGGTGCCGTATGAAGGTGTTCACGTACGCCTCCATAGCTCTTCCGTGTAG
- the LOC125418545 gene encoding beta-amyrin 28-monooxygenase: MGFFVLFFSIILPILVIFIISHVLKRKSDDDKPKKLPPGSFGFPIIGEAFGFMYHNHDKFIADRMKKYSSKIFKTNLLGDPVVVLCGTAGHKFIASNELQIFQAWRPQSMMQLYRSSTQKSSSSSSSSPPTPIPRQTEMQITRAPGFVRTDALVHYVGIMDSVVQQQLNSHWVGKEIVNVHRQAQLLLLTLAGRFFMGFEDSARIEKLSNLMHKIMLSLDVLPLNVPGTSFYNGMKAAAEVRKELQLLIKEKQAAMDKGVEMQDILSFMISKPDPSTGKSMPAGEVADKIMGLLSGAFNSPSISISFIMKLLGERPEIYEKVRNEQLEIASSKKDGEALTWEDVQKMRYTWNVALEVMRLRPPVRGFFREAAIDFKYEGYTIPKGWKVYWTVCSTNKNPEYFPDPEKFDPTRHETDSAPPYTNVPFGSGPRTCPGKEYARLQILTFLHYVVKRFNWEVINSDCKVLEGTNPVPYEGVHVRLHSSSA; this comes from the exons ATGGGTTTTTTTGTGCTTTTCTTCTCTATAATCCTCCCAATCCTCGTCATTTTCATCATCTCTCATGTACTGAAACGGAAATCCGATGATGACAAACCCAAAAAGCTTCCACCGGGAAGCTTCGGATTCCCCATTATCGGCGAAGCCTTCGGTTTCATGTACCACAACCATGACAAATTCATAGCCGATAGAATGAAAAAATACTCATCCAAAATCTTCAAAACCAATTTGTTAGGAGACCCAGTTGTGGTTCTCTGTGGAACCGCAGGGCACAAATTCATCGCGTCTAATGAGCTTCAGATTTTCCAAGCATGGAGACCACAATCCATGATGCAACTCTACCGCTCTTCAACACAaaagtcttcttcttcctcttcttcttctcctccaaCCCCAATTCCACGCCAAACAGAGATGCAGATAACTCGAGCTCCAGGGTTTGTCAGAACCGATGCTCTGGTTCACTATGTGGGAATAATGGACTCTGTGGTTCAACAACAGTTAAATAGCCACTGGGTTGGTAAAGAAATCGTTAACGTTCATCGTCAAGCACAATTGTTGTTGTTAACTTTGGCAGGTAGATTTTTCATGGGGTTCGAAGATTCAGCTCGGATCGAAAAGCTTTCGAATTTGATGCATAAGATCATGCTGTCACTGGATGTTCTTCCTCTGAATGTTCCCGGAACTAGTTTCTATAACGGAATGAAAGCAGCGGCAGAGGTGAGGAAGGAGCTTCAGTTGCTGATTAAAGAAAAGCAAGCAGCCATGGATAAGGGAGTTGAGATGCAGGACATATTGTCTTTCATGATTAGTAAACCAGACCCAAGTACTGGGAAATCCATGCCTGCTGGTGAAGTTGCTGATAAAATCATGGGTTTGCTCTCGGGTGCTTTTAACTCTCCCTCCATTAGCATCTCTTTCATCATGAAGTTACTCGGTGAAAGACCTGAGATTTATGAGAAAGTTCGAAATG AGCAATTGGAGATTGCAAGCTCAAAAAAAGATGGTGAGGCACTTACTTGGGAAGATGTACAGAAAATGAGATATACATGGAACGTAGCACTTGAAGTGATGAGGCTGAGACCACCTGTTCGAGGTTTCTTTAGAGAAGCTGCGATTGATTTCAAGTATGAAGGTTATACTATTCCTAAGGGATGGAAG gtTTATTGGACGGTTTGCTCAACAAATAAGAACCCAGAGTATTTTCCAGATCCTGAAAAGTTTGATCCAACAAGGCACGAGACAGACTCTGCTCCACCATACACAAATGTCCCATTTGGGAGTGGTCCTAGAACTTGTCCAGGAAAAGAATATGCTCGTCTCCAAATTCTTACTTTTCTCCATTATGTTGTCAAAAGGTTCAATTGGGAAGTGATCAATTCTGATTGTAAGGTTTTGGAAGGTACCAATCCGGTGCCCTATGAAGGCGTTCATGTACGGCTCCATAGCTCTTCGGCATAG